The Sulfurospirillum deleyianum DSM 6946 nucleotide sequence TTTTTATCGGATTGGATTTATTCTATGTGGGTGTTGATCTGCTCACCAACTATAAAAATATCCCTGATTCAGCGAATTTACAGATTTTGTATGCTCTTTTTCAAGCGATGAGTGCTATTAATTATGTTTTACCGCTCTCCATCGTTTTTGCCATGATTGTTACGTATTTTGCGATGCTTAAAACCAATGAATTGATTTGTATGTATGCTTCGAGTATTACGAAAAAAGCGCTGGTTCGTCCTCTTTTTGGTGTCGCATTGGTGTTGAGTCTTTTGCATATAGGACTCAATTACACCGAGTTTGCCTATGCGTATGAGTATGGCTCTAACTTGAAAAAGTACAATCGTATTTCAAATAGTTCTGAAGATTTATTTATCAAACATGACCAGCAATATGTCTATTTTAAAAAATTAGACCCTCTCAAACAAGTTGCCTATGATGTAACGATTTTTGATGTCGAAAGTGCGGATGTTAAGCGTATTATTCGTGCAAAAATGGCCTCTTTTGTGAAGGATGTTTGGTGGCTCAAAGAGGTTGAAATTACGCATAAACCCTCTATCACTTCTTTAGATGATAAAGGTTTTTGGATAGAAAAACAAGAAACGCTTCAAGCCATGAAAAATTTTAAACCAAAAATTATGGACAATGTGTATCAAAGTGATTTTTCTCTCTCCATTCGTGATGGCATTGATGCTTTACGTTTTTTTGAAACACAAGGTGTGAATACCAGCAAAATTAAATCAACCCTTTTTTATCAGCTTTTTTTCCCCTTTTTTGCTCCTTTTTTAAGTGTCATTCTTTTTTATAATGCCCCTTTGATGGGACGTTACTTCAATACGGCATTGGTAGCCTCCTCATTTGCTTTTGTCACTTTATTGGTCTGGAGTTCACTCTTCTTGTTGAGTCGTTTAGCGATTAATAGTGTCTTAATTCCAGAAATTGCTATTTTCTTACCGATTGTCATGCTTGCTTTTATCGCACTATATTTTTATGTCAAACGAGCGTAAGAGCCTTTTAATTATTTTTTGTTTAACTTTTTGATAGAATAAACAATTATTGTTATCTCTCATAAGGTTTAAAATGACGAAATTCTCAGCATTAGCACACACATATGGCACACCGCTTTATCTCTATGATTTTGATAGTATCACACATAAATTTTCCGCTCTTAAGGATGTTTTCAAAGCACGTAAATCGCTTATTTGTTTTGCGGTAAAATCCAATTCAAATCTTTCAGTGTTAAAACATATGGCGCATTTAGGTGC carries:
- a CDS encoding LptF/LptG family permease — its product is MKLFETYIIKNYLKNFLVIFIGLDLFYVGVDLLTNYKNIPDSANLQILYALFQAMSAINYVLPLSIVFAMIVTYFAMLKTNELICMYASSITKKALVRPLFGVALVLSLLHIGLNYTEFAYAYEYGSNLKKYNRISNSSEDLFIKHDQQYVYFKKLDPLKQVAYDVTIFDVESADVKRIIRAKMASFVKDVWWLKEVEITHKPSITSLDDKGFWIEKQETLQAMKNFKPKIMDNVYQSDFSLSIRDGIDALRFFETQGVNTSKIKSTLFYQLFFPFFAPFLSVILFYNAPLMGRYFNTALVASSFAFVTLLVWSSLFLLSRLAINSVLIPEIAIFLPIVMLAFIALYFYVKRA